In Archocentrus centrarchus isolate MPI-CPG fArcCen1 chromosome 22, fArcCen1, whole genome shotgun sequence, one DNA window encodes the following:
- the LOC115773058 gene encoding uncharacterized protein LOC115773058, whose product MRELVCSHLKLPVVALEDFEKVVTPYVQDISHDEWIYLDAYDSGSEVSILLADMCHAVIGEISALILQGVEPQALASKHYHSSGDDGTVQDGSSHCRVTEQDVQACFRNSLHCYFGEALDVAEESSHNLDQLVRLFSAEITKTVNSSLAQLTWSAFVFNIYDSVTAECILPIVHNVGEMFKYMLDGCKRMEDESCDEVACPRCNCEVCWRFDSQDAKSAGQDSTETLERSDSSSESSDHTNDLTPERAPQFSDYSESYHFVSSSSHPPCPEVLINETFLTVVLAKLVDHIAAKTRASILNMDLDQLVHAVTRRTRGTMFFTLPKRADSLHISIYKKLCKKFRSKYVLQAIMESGDEAFEFAVSVTLMSLLQNLRAPRKDGTPFNPGNLSPVPEIQTPEPDGEESSGKLLHFLRVRHQNLTVKKRENKHRPHLQKDHWAELSRRRFHAGLLML is encoded by the exons ATGAGAGAACTGGTTTGCAGTCATTTAAAGCTGCCTGTGGTGGCCCTGGAAGACTTTGAGAAAGTCGTCACACCCTATGTGCAAGATATTTCACACGA tgagtGGATATATCTGGATGCCTATGATAGTGGATCAGAAGTCAGCATTCTGCTGGCCGACATGTGTCATGCAGTTATCGGTGAAATTAGCGCCTTGATCCTGCAGGGTGTAGAGCCTCAGGCTCTTGCCTCGAAACACTATCATTCAAGTGGTGATGATGGAACTGTCCAGGATGGGAGCAGTCACTGCAGAGTGACGGAGCAGGATGTTCAAGCCTGCTTTAGGAACAGCCTTCATTGCTATTTTGGTGAAGCCCTGGATGTAGCAGAGGAAAGCTCCCACAACTTGGATCAATTAGTGAGATTGTTCTCAGCAGAGATTACTAAAACTGTAAACTCATCGCTGGCTCAACTCACATGGTCAGCTTTTGTCTTTAACATTTATGACTCGGTAACAGCAGAATGCATTTTACCAATTGTCCATAATGTAGGGGAAATGTTTAAATACATGTTGGATGGCTGTAAAAGAATGGAGGATGAGTCATGTGACGAGGTGGCATGCCCGCGCTGTAACTGCGAGGTGTGCTGGCGTTTTGACTCTCAGGATGCTAAAAGCGCTGGGCAGGACAGCACAGAAACGTTAGAAAGAAGTGACTCTTCATCAGAGAGTTCAGACCACACGAATGATTTGACTCCTGAGCGAGCTCCACAGTTTTCTGATTACTCAGAATCATATCACTTCGTAAGTTCTTCATCACATCCGCCATGTCCTGAGGTCCTGATCAATGAGACCTTTCTTACTGTGGTTCTTGCAAAGTTGGTTGACCACATTGCTGCTAAAACCAGAGCATCCATACTAAACATGGATCTTGATCAATTAGTGCATGCTGTAACAAGGAGGACTAGAGGCACGATGTTTTTTACTCTCCCAAAAAGGGCTGACAGCCTGCACATCTccatctacaaaaaactgtgCAAGAAATTTAGATCAAAATACGTGCTGCAGGCTATCATGGAATCGGGCGATGAAGCTTTTGAGTTCGCTGTTTCTGTGACTTTAATGTCACTGCTCCAAAATCTAAGAGCACCAAGAAAAGATGGAACCCCTTTCAATCCTGGGAACCTTTCTCCAGTTCCTGAGATTCAAACTCCAGAACCTGACGGTGAAGAAAGCAGTGGAAAGCTTCTCCACTTCCTGAGAGTCAGACACCAGAACCTgacagtgaagaaaagagagaacaaaCATCGCCCTCACCTCCAAAAAGATCACTGGGCAGAACTATCAAGGAGACGCTTTCACGCTGGGCTTCTAATGTTGTGA